A single Micromonospora luteifusca DNA region contains:
- a CDS encoding type II toxin-antitoxin system RelE/ParE family toxin translates to MGWGSVELEPEVRDWLEELPTADFARAAFYIDLLAGRGVLLGEPHSRQLDGKLRELRFYLERDAVRVTYWIASDRRIILLTVFRKTRMREDREVERARRAYERCVAERHIVNEGAER, encoded by the coding sequence ATGGGTTGGGGTAGCGTGGAGCTGGAACCAGAGGTCCGAGACTGGCTGGAGGAACTACCAACCGCCGACTTCGCCCGAGCGGCGTTCTACATCGATCTCTTGGCTGGCCGAGGCGTACTGCTCGGCGAGCCGCACAGCAGACAACTCGACGGCAAGTTGCGTGAGCTGCGTTTTTATCTAGAGCGCGACGCGGTTCGCGTGACGTACTGGATAGCCTCCGACCGGAGGATCATCCTGCTCACGGTGTTTCGCAAGACGCGGATGCGGGAGGACCGGGAAGTCGAGCGGGCTCGCCGCGCATATGAGCGGTGCGTAGCGGAGCGGCACATTGTGAACGAGGGGGCAGAGCGATGA
- a CDS encoding helix-turn-helix domain-containing protein has translation MSDRLDWNDLRERRMAEPGAAETYEATRIAFELGQEVRHLREGHGWSQSQLAHAAGMTQSAVARFEAGGTMPTLPVLERLARALDRRLDVRFTPNADAA, from the coding sequence ATGAGTGATCGCCTGGACTGGAACGACCTACGCGAGCGCCGGATGGCGGAGCCAGGGGCGGCCGAGACCTACGAGGCCACCCGGATCGCCTTCGAGCTCGGTCAGGAGGTGCGCCACCTGCGTGAGGGGCACGGGTGGAGTCAGAGCCAGCTGGCGCACGCTGCAGGCATGACTCAGTCCGCGGTTGCCCGCTTCGAAGCAGGTGGGACTATGCCGACCCTGCCGGTTTTGGAGCGCCTCGCGCGCGCCCTGGACAGGAGGCTGGACGTCAGGTTCACGCCGAACGCCGACGCCGCCTGA